The following is a genomic window from Pseudomonas sp. FP2335.
GTCGCCAGGGCCGAGGATCACGTCGTCGGCGTTGTGCATGACCGCGATTTTCTTGCTGTTGTGCAGGTAGTCCTTGAGGGCGTACAGGCTGACCTGGTCAACCAGTTGCAGCAGGCTGCCGCCGTCAGAGCGCGCGCGCCACATCGGGATCACTTGTTCGGTGAGGTAGCAGTCGAAGTCGCATTGCAGCGCACGCTTGAGGAACGGCGTGAGGCTGGTGCCTTCGGTGATCGGGTACTTCGGCGGGATGATCAGGCCGCGGCGGTTGATCAGGTCCGAGGTAAAGGCAATATCGGCCGCCGAGAAGCGGAACGAGGTGCCGATCAGCATGGCCATCTGTTCGTTGGTCAGGTGCTGCTTGGATTGCTGGAAGTCGTAGAGCAGGGCGTCGTTGAGGTCGATATAGCCCTTTTGCTGGAAGTAACGGGTCAGCTTGCTCAGCACCAATTCATAAAAGGTGGTGGTGTTGTTGATGCCCTTCACCTCGGTCTGTACCAGCTTGTCGAGGTTGGTGATCGAGGTGTAGAGGTTGACCGGCGGGTTCAGCAACAGGACTTTCTTGAAGTTGAAGCTGCGACGGGTCTCGTCCAGTTTGGCCACGAACGCCGCGTCCAGGCCGCCGAGGCTGTAGCCGGTGAGGTAGAAGTCGGTCACCGGCAAGGAGGCGTTTTGCGCACGCACGGCTTGCATCACGCGGTACATGTCTTCGGCGTCTTCCTGGGTGATCCCCGGGGTGGCGAAGCGCGAGGCGGCGCTGATGAAGTCGAAGCTGGTCGGCGACGACAGCTGCACCACATGGTAGCCGGCTTGGTAATACAGTTTTTTCAGGTATTCGTTGATGCTGCTGTCAAACCGCGCACCCGTGCCGGCGATCAGGAAGATCAGCGGTGCGGCGCGGTCCTGCTTGGCGATGCGGTAGGTGAGCTTCTTTACCGGCCAGAAGTTGTCGGGCAGGCTGAATTCGCGCTCGGGACGCATCGTCAGGGTGTAGTCGGACTGGTTGATCTCGTCGTCGCTCGGCAGTTTTGGCCGAAGGTCGGGCGGGGTAGTGGCGATGGTCGCTTCAAACGGGTTGGTCAAAGGGTAGCCATAGCTGGCTTGGTCAATATCGACCGCCAGTGCTGACGCACTCAGAAAAAGGCTGCCCAAGAGGGCGGCACAGCGCAAGGAACGGAGCATGACTAAATCCCTAAGAGGAAACGTGCTTAATGAAGTTCGCAGGCTATGACCACCGCGTTGTCGCCGAAGTGCCATCACTCGGCACGAAATGTCGGTAAATAACGTCGGAATCGGGGTAATAGTTGCCAGACGATACACTTTGCCACGCGTTGATGGACACAAATTGTGTGTATGCGCCTTGCTAACGGCTGCCGGAGCATTAAGCTGAGCGCCGTTTTTGCCTATCGGAGTGCCCCCATGTCCCGTCGTTTGCCGCTGATCCTGCTGCTTATTGCCCTGCCGCTATGGCTGGCCGCCAGTTATGGCGCGCGCTACGGTTTTATGGAGGATGGCAGCTGGGTGGGGATCTGCGCCGACGAAGCCGGGCGCTGGGAGTGCCAGTTGCGTTCGAACCTGGGCTTGATGATCCACTTCAAGGTGCTGGGCTGGGTGGCGTTGGTGGCGTCGCTCGTCGCATTTTTTGTGCCGGGTCGCGTGGGCTGGTGGCTGGCGTTGCTGGGGATGGTGTTCGGATTGCCGGCGCTGGCGTTGTACAACACCACGTTTGCGGTGTTTGCGCTGGTGATTGCGGGGTTGCGGTTGGTCAGGAAGCCTCGGGTTGCCTGATAGGGTCCCATCGCAGGCAAGCCAGCTCCCACGCTTGAGCACATTCCAAAAGATGTACTCGGTCAACTGTGGGAGCTGGCTTGTCGGGTCGCCGCATCGCTGCGATAGCGGTCTTAAGCCTTGCGTACCCGCAAGCAGCGCCACAATGCCCCTACCATCAACACGCTGACCAGTGCCCAGCCCCAAGCCTGCTGGTTCATCAGCCCCTCACGGTACAACTGCGGCGCAACGCCGGCGCCGATGATGAAGGCCAGCAAGGCGATCTCCCGGCGCGGACCAGTGACCGGACGCAGCAGGTAAACCAACGCCGGCAACACCAGCGCCGCACTTGGGAAGCTGCGATAACGCGGGTCAAACACCAACGCCAGCATCATCACGGCCCCCGCAAAACCGGCAATCGCCACTAGCCAGCCCGCACGTTGCTCCAGCCAGTTGAACGCCCGTTCACGCCAACCGTCCCGGGCACTCAAGGCCAGGGCGGCGTGGGCCAGTACCAGCAGGTTCAGCAGCACCAGCAAGCCGGCCCACACCCATTCATCACCAAAGCGTGCAGTGACGCGGGTGAGTTCGGCCCACGTCCCGATGGAGCAGGCCGCCACCGCGCCCAGCAGCGGCAGGGCAAGCGCGGCACGCGCGCTGCGCACGCGGCCACCCAGTGCCAATGTGCCCAGCAGGATCAGCCCGCCCACGCCCAGCCACAGCGGCCAGTACGGCACGTTGGTCACCGGCCCGGCGAGGATGCCCTTGTCCTGGCGGTCTGCATCGAACAGGCCCCAATAGCCACCTACGGCACCTTCACTGGCGCGTTTCCACGGCTGGTCAAACGCTTCGATCAGGTTGTAGTGCCAGCCATTGGCCTCGGCCATGGCTACAAAACCGCGCATGAATTTGGCCTCGTTGACCCGGCTCGGCACCGCGGTTTCACGCTGGCGGCCTTCGCTGGGCCAGCCGGTTTCGCCGATCAGCACATCCTTGGGCGCGAATTTGTTGCCAAAGGTCTGGCGCACATCGCCGACGTGCTTGAGCGCCTGGTCGATGCCGGACGGATCATCTTCCCAATAGGGCAACAGGTGAATGGTGAGGAAGTCCACTGCCGGGGCGATTTGCGGGTGTTGCAGCCAGAATTCCCACACATCGGCGTAGGTCAC
Proteins encoded in this region:
- a CDS encoding serine/threonine protein kinase; its protein translation is MLRSLRCAALLGSLFLSASALAVDIDQASYGYPLTNPFEATIATTPPDLRPKLPSDDEINQSDYTLTMRPEREFSLPDNFWPVKKLTYRIAKQDRAAPLIFLIAGTGARFDSSINEYLKKLYYQAGYHVVQLSSPTSFDFISAASRFATPGITQEDAEDMYRVMQAVRAQNASLPVTDFYLTGYSLGGLDAAFVAKLDETRRSFNFKKVLLLNPPVNLYTSITNLDKLVQTEVKGINNTTTFYELVLSKLTRYFQQKGYIDLNDALLYDFQQSKQHLTNEQMAMLIGTSFRFSAADIAFTSDLINRRGLIIPPKYPITEGTSLTPFLKRALQCDFDCYLTEQVIPMWRARSDGGSLLQLVDQVSLYALKDYLHNSKKIAVMHNADDVILGPGDLGFLRKTFGDRLTVYPLGGHCGNLNYRVNADAMLEFFRG
- a CDS encoding glycosyl hydrolase family 17 protein, encoding MPATARFPALPYFFALILGLLALIGYWYGLGRPVVLPDVASASHKMQCASYTPFDKDQSPFDQPFKLRPERMDADLALLATRFECIRTYSMTGLEALPEMARKHGLKVMAGAWVSSDPVATEKEINELIASANANPDVVTAVIVGNEALLRKEVTAKQLVALIHTVKSQIKQPVTYADVWEFWLQHPQIAPAVDFLTIHLLPYWEDDPSGIDQALKHVGDVRQTFGNKFAPKDVLIGETGWPSEGRQRETAVPSRVNEAKFMRGFVAMAEANGWHYNLIEAFDQPWKRASEGAVGGYWGLFDADRQDKGILAGPVTNVPYWPLWLGVGGLILLGTLALGGRVRSARAALALPLLGAVAACSIGTWAELTRVTARFGDEWVWAGLLVLLNLLVLAHAALALSARDGWRERAFNWLEQRAGWLVAIAGFAGAVMMLALVFDPRYRSFPSAALVLPALVYLLRPVTGPRREIALLAFIIGAGVAPQLYREGLMNQQAWGWALVSVLMVGALWRCLRVRKA